GTCGATGTGGAACAGCTTGCCCTGCCACAGCGCCTGCGCGAGGCCGTGCGCGTAGTTCAGGCCCGCCATCTCCTCGTGCCCGACCTCGGGGTTCAGGCCGACCAGCTCGGGGCGCTCCAGGGTCTGGATGAACGCCAGGGCGTGCCCCACCGTGGGCAGCAGGATGTCGCCGCGCGGCTCGTTCGGCTTGGGCTCGATCGCGAACCGCAGGTCGTAGCCCTGGTCGGCGACATAGGCGCCGAGGACGTCGAACGCCTCCTTGTAGCGGTCCAGCGCCGTCCGGACGTCCTTGGACGCGCCGCTCTCGGCGCCCTCCCGGCCGCCCCAGCACACGTAGGTCTTCGCGCCCAGCTCGGCGGCGAGGTCCAGGTTGTCCATGACCTTGCGCAGCGCGAACCGGCGGACGTCGCGGTCGTTGGCGGTGAACGCGCCGTCCTTGAAGACGGGGTGGCCGAACAGGTTCGTGGTGGCGGTCGTCACGACCAGGCCCGTCTCGTCCAGCGCCTTGCGGAACGCGGCGATCCGCTCCTGCCGCTCGGACGGCGAGGCGTCGAAGTCGAACACGTCGTTGTCGTGGAAGTTCACGCCGTAGGCGCCGATCTCGGCGAGCTTGCGGACGGCGCGTTCGGCGGGCATCGGCGGGCGGGTGCCGGGGCCGAACACGTCGACGCCCTGCCAGCCGACCGTCCAGATGCCGAACGAGAACCGGTCCTCGGGCGTCGGCGTGTATCGGTCGCTCATGGGTCTCCTCCTCAGATCTGCGGGGCCTGGTCGCGCAGCGCGGCGTAGCGTTCGCGGATCCGCGCGCCGTCCCCGGCGTCCTCGCCGGTGTGCTCGGTCGCCGGCCGTTCCGGCCATTCGGGCGGCTCCGGCGTCCCCGCCAGGACCCAGGCCGCCTGGCGGGCCGCGCCGAGCGCGACGTACTCGGCGGGCTCGGGGACGACCACCGGCGTCCCGAAGATCGCCGGGGCGAGGGCGCGGACGGCCTCGGACCGGG
The sequence above is drawn from the Actinomadura hallensis genome and encodes:
- the xylA gene encoding xylose isomerase, yielding MSDRYTPTPEDRFSFGIWTVGWQGVDVFGPGTRPPMPAERAVRKLAEIGAYGVNFHDNDVFDFDASPSERQERIAAFRKALDETGLVVTTATTNLFGHPVFKDGAFTANDRDVRRFALRKVMDNLDLAAELGAKTYVCWGGREGAESGASKDVRTALDRYKEAFDVLGAYVADQGYDLRFAIEPKPNEPRGDILLPTVGHALAFIQTLERPELVGLNPEVGHEEMAGLNYAHGLAQALWQGKLFHIDLNGQHGPRYDQDLRFGAGNARGAFWVVDLIDQSDYDGPIHFDFKPPRTEDDEGVWESAAACMRNWLILREKVRAFRADPEVQDALREAKVDELARPTLADGEDWRSVREATVDAEALGRRRTAFERLDQLALEHLYGVRS